A window of the Gossypium hirsutum isolate 1008001.06 chromosome A03, Gossypium_hirsutum_v2.1, whole genome shotgun sequence genome harbors these coding sequences:
- the LOC107963817 gene encoding uncharacterized protein codes for MLGALSAASLTLGLACAPAAFTAQCGNGGAAKALAFPSSSNSNNRAQLLVKSSFTSTSRTPPSFRTAVAAVDSDQLSPDMQQSRKYYFVVANAKFMLDEEEHFKELLFERLRYYGERNKEQDFWLVIEPKFLENFPDITKRLRRPAVALVSTNGPWITFMKLRLDRVLSDSYEADNLEEALASNPTTLEFEKPENWVAPYPKYEFGWWEPFLPTGVKV; via the exons ATGTTAGGTGCGCTTAGTGCTGCAAGTTTAACACTTGGTCTGGCTTGTGCGCCAGCAGCATTCACCGCCCAATGCGGCAATGGTGGCGCTGCCAAAGCCTTAGCGTTTCCTAGTAGCAGCAACAGCAACAACCGGGCCCAATTGTTGGTTAAGAGCTCATTCACTTCCACTTCCAGGACTCCACCATCCTTTAGGACAGCTGTTGCTGCAGTCGACTCCGACCAGCTCAGTCCCGACATG CAACAATCCAGAAAATACTATTTTGTTGTTGCGAATGCAAAGTTCATGCTTGATGAAGAGGAGCACTTCAAAGAACTTTTGTTTGAGAGGCTTCGTTACTACGGAGAACGCAATAAAGAGCAGGACTTCTGGCTTGTAATCGAACCCAAGTTCTTGGAAAATTTCCCTGACATCACAAAGAGGTTGCGCAGGCCTGCTGTTGCTCTGGTTTCAACTAACGGCCCTTGGATCAC GTTTATGAAATTGAGGTTGGACAGAGTTTTATCTGATAGCTATGAAGCTGACAATCTTGAAGAAGCTTTAGCTTCAAATCCTACCACTCTCGAGTTTGAGAAGCCAGAAAACTGGGTGGCACCCTAtccaaaatatgaatttggaTGGTGGGAGCCCTTCTTGCCAACTGGAGTTAAAGTTTGA
- the LOC107963815 gene encoding sister chromatid cohesion protein SCC4 isoform X4 has protein sequence MEAVAEGLWGLADEFEKKGEIGKAVKCLEAICQSHASFLPIVEVKTRLRIATILLRHSHNVNHAKSHLERSQLLLNSIPSCFDLKCRTYSLLSQCYHLVGAIPPQKQILYKALHLTSAAAPDVSAKLWCCNFNSQLANALIIEGDYQNSISTLESGYVSATQICYPELQMFFVASILHVRLLMQWDDQTANEVERALQRCNQVWETMPSDRRAHCMGLLFYNELLHIFYRLRVSDYKNAVKHVDKLDAAMRQDSKSRGQLTRFTTTTTTSAGNDSLEPTYFGNAKRALQDKLFLAPPPINGEWLPKSAVYALVDLMIIIFGRPKGNFKECDKRIQSGIHIIKEELIRLGITDDVREVDLQHSAIWMAGVYLMLLMQFLENKVAVELTRSEFLEAQEALMQMKNWFIRFPTILQACESIIEMLRGQYSHSVGCYNEAAFHYVEAAKITESKSMQIMCQAYAAISYFCIGDAESSSQALDLIGPVYRMKDSFVGVREEASILFAYGLLLMKQQDLQEARNRLAKGLQIAHVQMGNLQLVSQYLTILGNLALALHDTGQAREILRSSLTLAKKLSDIPTQIWVLSVLTGLFQQLGERGNQMENDEYRRKKFDELQSRLADTRSSIYHIELIDKVKLQVQQFHEIDMKRTIADESMRVNLDIPESVGLSTPMPVPSSSRLADLDTGRRG, from the exons ATGGAAGCTGTGGCAGAAGGGCTGTGGGGTCTGGCGGATGAGTTTGAGAAGAAGGGAGAGATAGGGAAGGCGGTGAAGTGCTTGGAGGCAATCTGCCAGTCTCACGCTTCCTTCCTTCCCATCGTTGAGGTGAAGACTCGACTCCGCATAGCCACTATTCTGCTGCGCCACTCGCACAACGTGAACCATGCTAAGTCCCACCTTGAACGCTCACAATTGCTCCTTAATTCCATACCTTCATGCTTCGACTTGAAGTGCCGAACCTACTCACTGCTCAGCCAGTGCTACCATCTCGTTGGGGCTATCCCTCCTCAGAAGCAGATCTTGTACAAGGCTCTTCACCTTACTTCTGCGGCGGCTCCCGA TGTTTCGGCCAAGTTATGGTGTTGCAACTTCAATTCTCAGCTGGCAAACGCTCTGATTATTGAAGGAGACTACCAGAACTCAATCTCCACTTTAGAATCAGGTTATGTATCCGCTACTCAAATTTGCTATCCGGAGCTTCAGATGTTCTTTGTGGCTTCCATCCTGCATGTCCGCCTCCTTATGCAATGGGATGATCAAACTGCGAATGAGGTTGAGCGAGCTCTTCAGAGATGCAATCAGGTCTGGGAGACTATGCCCTCTGATAGG AGAGCCCACTGCATGGGTTTACTCTTTTACAATGAGCTCCTCCACATCTTCTATCGACTTCGTGTCTCTGATTACAAGAATGCTGTCAAACACGTGGACAAATTGGATGCTGCTATGAGGCAAGATTCCAAGTCTCGGGGACAGCTTACCCGTTTTACTACTACCACCACCACTTCAGCTGGAAATGATTCTCTTGAACCCACATATTTTGGAAATGCCAAACGGGCATTGCAAGATAAGCTTTTCCTCGCACCACCTCCCATTAATGGGGAATGGCTGCCAAAAAGTGCTGTCTATGCCCTTGTTGATCTTATGATCATCATTTTTGGCCGTCCAAAAGGAAATTTCAAAGAGTGTGATAAACGAATTCAGTCTGGAATACATATCATCAAAG AGGAACTCATCAGGCTTGGTATAACTGATGATGTGAGAG AAGTGGACTTGCAGCACTCGGCGATCTGGATGGCTGGTGTATATTTAATGCTATTGATGCAGTTCCTTGAGAATAAAGTGGCTGTGGAGCTTACACGGTCTGAATTTCTTGAAGCTCAAGAG GCATTGATGCAAATGAAGAACTGGTTCATTCGCTTTCCAACAATTTTACAAGCTTGTGAGAGCATCATCGAAATGCTTAGGGGGCAATATTCCCATTCTGTTGGCTGTTATAATGAAGCAGCTTTTCACTATGTAGAAGCTGCAAAG ATAACTGAGAGCAAATCAATGCAAATCATGTGCCAAGCTTATGCAGCCATTTCATACTTTTGCATTGGTGATGCTGAATCGTCTTCACAG GCGCTTGATTTAATTGGACCAGTTTACAGAATGAAGGATTCCTTTGTTGGAGTTCGTGAGGAAGCAAGCATCCTTTTTGCTTATGGCCTTCTATTGATGAAGCAGCAAGATCTACAAGAAGCACG AAACCGGCTGGCCAAGGGTTTGCAGATTGCTCATGTTCAAATGGGGAACCTTCAACTTGTTTCTCAATATTTGACCATTCTTGGGAATTTGGCACTTGCTCTGCATGACACTGGACAGGCCAGAGAGATCCTAAGATCCTCACTAACTCTAGCAAAGAAGCTTAGTGATATCCCAACTCAGATATGGGTTCTGTCTGTTTTGACAG GTCTTTTTCAACAATTAGGTGAGAGGGGAAATCAAATGGAGAATGATGAGTACAGAAGAAAAAAGTTCGATGAATTGCAATCGAGACTTGCTGATACACGTTCATCCATCTATCATATTGAACTT ATCGACAAAGTAAAACTTCAAGTTCAGCAATTTCATGAGATTGACATGAAGCGTACAATAGCAGACGAATCTATGAGAGTCAATCTTGACATCCCAGAATCAGTTGGCTTATCAACACCAATGCCAGTCCCATCATCATCAAGGCTGGCTGATTTAGATACTGGAAGACGTG GGTGA
- the LOC107963815 gene encoding sister chromatid cohesion protein SCC4 isoform X3 — MEAVAEGLWGLADEFEKKGEIGKAVKCLEAICQSHASFLPIVEVKTRLRIATILLRHSHNVNHAKSHLERSQLLLNSIPSCFDLKCRTYSLLSQCYHLVGAIPPQKQILYKALHLTSAAAPDVSAKLWCCNFNSQLANALIIEGDYQNSISTLESGYVSATQICYPELQMFFVASILHVRLLMQWDDQTANEVERALQRCNQVWETMPSDRRAHCMGLLFYNELLHIFYRLRVSDYKNAVKHVDKLDAAMRQDSKSRGQLTRFTTTTTTSAGNDSLEPTYFGNAKRALQDKLFLAPPPINGEWLPKSAVYALVDLMIIIFGRPKGNFKECDKRIQSGIHIIKEELIRLGITDDVREVDLQHSAIWMAGVYLMLLMQFLENKVAVELTRSEFLEAQEALMQMKNWFIRFPTILQACESIIEMLRGQYSHSVGCYNEAAFHYVEAAKITESKSMQIMCQAYAAISYFCIGDAESSSQALDLIGPVYRMKDSFVGVREEASILFAYGLLLMKQQDLQEARNRLAKGLQIAHVQMGNLQLVSQYLTILGNLALALHDTGQAREILRSSLTLAKKLSDIPTQIWVLSVLTGLFQQLGERGNQMENDEYRRKKFDELQSRLADTRSSIYHIELIDKVKLQVQQFHEIDMKRTIADESMRVNLDIPESVGLSTPMPVPSSSRLADLDTGRRGKRKL, encoded by the exons ATGGAAGCTGTGGCAGAAGGGCTGTGGGGTCTGGCGGATGAGTTTGAGAAGAAGGGAGAGATAGGGAAGGCGGTGAAGTGCTTGGAGGCAATCTGCCAGTCTCACGCTTCCTTCCTTCCCATCGTTGAGGTGAAGACTCGACTCCGCATAGCCACTATTCTGCTGCGCCACTCGCACAACGTGAACCATGCTAAGTCCCACCTTGAACGCTCACAATTGCTCCTTAATTCCATACCTTCATGCTTCGACTTGAAGTGCCGAACCTACTCACTGCTCAGCCAGTGCTACCATCTCGTTGGGGCTATCCCTCCTCAGAAGCAGATCTTGTACAAGGCTCTTCACCTTACTTCTGCGGCGGCTCCCGA TGTTTCGGCCAAGTTATGGTGTTGCAACTTCAATTCTCAGCTGGCAAACGCTCTGATTATTGAAGGAGACTACCAGAACTCAATCTCCACTTTAGAATCAGGTTATGTATCCGCTACTCAAATTTGCTATCCGGAGCTTCAGATGTTCTTTGTGGCTTCCATCCTGCATGTCCGCCTCCTTATGCAATGGGATGATCAAACTGCGAATGAGGTTGAGCGAGCTCTTCAGAGATGCAATCAGGTCTGGGAGACTATGCCCTCTGATAGG AGAGCCCACTGCATGGGTTTACTCTTTTACAATGAGCTCCTCCACATCTTCTATCGACTTCGTGTCTCTGATTACAAGAATGCTGTCAAACACGTGGACAAATTGGATGCTGCTATGAGGCAAGATTCCAAGTCTCGGGGACAGCTTACCCGTTTTACTACTACCACCACCACTTCAGCTGGAAATGATTCTCTTGAACCCACATATTTTGGAAATGCCAAACGGGCATTGCAAGATAAGCTTTTCCTCGCACCACCTCCCATTAATGGGGAATGGCTGCCAAAAAGTGCTGTCTATGCCCTTGTTGATCTTATGATCATCATTTTTGGCCGTCCAAAAGGAAATTTCAAAGAGTGTGATAAACGAATTCAGTCTGGAATACATATCATCAAAG AGGAACTCATCAGGCTTGGTATAACTGATGATGTGAGAG AAGTGGACTTGCAGCACTCGGCGATCTGGATGGCTGGTGTATATTTAATGCTATTGATGCAGTTCCTTGAGAATAAAGTGGCTGTGGAGCTTACACGGTCTGAATTTCTTGAAGCTCAAGAG GCATTGATGCAAATGAAGAACTGGTTCATTCGCTTTCCAACAATTTTACAAGCTTGTGAGAGCATCATCGAAATGCTTAGGGGGCAATATTCCCATTCTGTTGGCTGTTATAATGAAGCAGCTTTTCACTATGTAGAAGCTGCAAAG ATAACTGAGAGCAAATCAATGCAAATCATGTGCCAAGCTTATGCAGCCATTTCATACTTTTGCATTGGTGATGCTGAATCGTCTTCACAG GCGCTTGATTTAATTGGACCAGTTTACAGAATGAAGGATTCCTTTGTTGGAGTTCGTGAGGAAGCAAGCATCCTTTTTGCTTATGGCCTTCTATTGATGAAGCAGCAAGATCTACAAGAAGCACG AAACCGGCTGGCCAAGGGTTTGCAGATTGCTCATGTTCAAATGGGGAACCTTCAACTTGTTTCTCAATATTTGACCATTCTTGGGAATTTGGCACTTGCTCTGCATGACACTGGACAGGCCAGAGAGATCCTAAGATCCTCACTAACTCTAGCAAAGAAGCTTAGTGATATCCCAACTCAGATATGGGTTCTGTCTGTTTTGACAG GTCTTTTTCAACAATTAGGTGAGAGGGGAAATCAAATGGAGAATGATGAGTACAGAAGAAAAAAGTTCGATGAATTGCAATCGAGACTTGCTGATACACGTTCATCCATCTATCATATTGAACTT ATCGACAAAGTAAAACTTCAAGTTCAGCAATTTCATGAGATTGACATGAAGCGTACAATAGCAGACGAATCTATGAGAGTCAATCTTGACATCCCAGAATCAGTTGGCTTATCAACACCAATGCCAGTCCCATCATCATCAAGGCTGGCTGATTTAGATACTGGAAGACGTGGTAAGAGAAAACTTTaa
- the LOC107963815 gene encoding sister chromatid cohesion protein SCC4 isoform X1 codes for MEAVAEGLWGLADEFEKKGEIGKAVKCLEAICQSHASFLPIVEVKTRLRIATILLRHSHNVNHAKSHLERSQLLLNSIPSCFDLKCRTYSLLSQCYHLVGAIPPQKQILYKALHLTSAAAPDVSAKLWCCNFNSQLANALIIEGDYQNSISTLESGYVSATQICYPELQMFFVASILHVRLLMQWDDQTANEVERALQRCNQVWETMPSDRRAHCMGLLFYNELLHIFYRLRVSDYKNAVKHVDKLDAAMRQDSKSRGQLTRFTTTTTTSAGNDSLEPTYFGNAKRALQDKLFLAPPPINGEWLPKSAVYALVDLMIIIFGRPKGNFKECDKRIQSGIHIIKEELIRLGITDDVREVDLQHSAIWMAGVYLMLLMQFLENKVAVELTRSEFLEAQEALMQMKNWFIRFPTILQACESIIEMLRGQYSHSVGCYNEAAFHYVEAAKITESKSMQIMCQAYAAISYFCIGDAESSSQALDLIGPVYRMKDSFVGVREEASILFAYGLLLMKQQDLQEARNRLAKGLQIAHVQMGNLQLVSQYLTILGNLALALHDTGQAREILRSSLTLAKKLSDIPTQIWVLSVLTGLFQQLGERGNQMENDEYRRKKFDELQSRLADTRSSIYHIELIDKVKLQVQQFHEIDMKRTIADESMRVNLDIPESVGLSTPMPVPSSSRLADLDTGRRVNSVQGERT; via the exons ATGGAAGCTGTGGCAGAAGGGCTGTGGGGTCTGGCGGATGAGTTTGAGAAGAAGGGAGAGATAGGGAAGGCGGTGAAGTGCTTGGAGGCAATCTGCCAGTCTCACGCTTCCTTCCTTCCCATCGTTGAGGTGAAGACTCGACTCCGCATAGCCACTATTCTGCTGCGCCACTCGCACAACGTGAACCATGCTAAGTCCCACCTTGAACGCTCACAATTGCTCCTTAATTCCATACCTTCATGCTTCGACTTGAAGTGCCGAACCTACTCACTGCTCAGCCAGTGCTACCATCTCGTTGGGGCTATCCCTCCTCAGAAGCAGATCTTGTACAAGGCTCTTCACCTTACTTCTGCGGCGGCTCCCGA TGTTTCGGCCAAGTTATGGTGTTGCAACTTCAATTCTCAGCTGGCAAACGCTCTGATTATTGAAGGAGACTACCAGAACTCAATCTCCACTTTAGAATCAGGTTATGTATCCGCTACTCAAATTTGCTATCCGGAGCTTCAGATGTTCTTTGTGGCTTCCATCCTGCATGTCCGCCTCCTTATGCAATGGGATGATCAAACTGCGAATGAGGTTGAGCGAGCTCTTCAGAGATGCAATCAGGTCTGGGAGACTATGCCCTCTGATAGG AGAGCCCACTGCATGGGTTTACTCTTTTACAATGAGCTCCTCCACATCTTCTATCGACTTCGTGTCTCTGATTACAAGAATGCTGTCAAACACGTGGACAAATTGGATGCTGCTATGAGGCAAGATTCCAAGTCTCGGGGACAGCTTACCCGTTTTACTACTACCACCACCACTTCAGCTGGAAATGATTCTCTTGAACCCACATATTTTGGAAATGCCAAACGGGCATTGCAAGATAAGCTTTTCCTCGCACCACCTCCCATTAATGGGGAATGGCTGCCAAAAAGTGCTGTCTATGCCCTTGTTGATCTTATGATCATCATTTTTGGCCGTCCAAAAGGAAATTTCAAAGAGTGTGATAAACGAATTCAGTCTGGAATACATATCATCAAAG AGGAACTCATCAGGCTTGGTATAACTGATGATGTGAGAG AAGTGGACTTGCAGCACTCGGCGATCTGGATGGCTGGTGTATATTTAATGCTATTGATGCAGTTCCTTGAGAATAAAGTGGCTGTGGAGCTTACACGGTCTGAATTTCTTGAAGCTCAAGAG GCATTGATGCAAATGAAGAACTGGTTCATTCGCTTTCCAACAATTTTACAAGCTTGTGAGAGCATCATCGAAATGCTTAGGGGGCAATATTCCCATTCTGTTGGCTGTTATAATGAAGCAGCTTTTCACTATGTAGAAGCTGCAAAG ATAACTGAGAGCAAATCAATGCAAATCATGTGCCAAGCTTATGCAGCCATTTCATACTTTTGCATTGGTGATGCTGAATCGTCTTCACAG GCGCTTGATTTAATTGGACCAGTTTACAGAATGAAGGATTCCTTTGTTGGAGTTCGTGAGGAAGCAAGCATCCTTTTTGCTTATGGCCTTCTATTGATGAAGCAGCAAGATCTACAAGAAGCACG AAACCGGCTGGCCAAGGGTTTGCAGATTGCTCATGTTCAAATGGGGAACCTTCAACTTGTTTCTCAATATTTGACCATTCTTGGGAATTTGGCACTTGCTCTGCATGACACTGGACAGGCCAGAGAGATCCTAAGATCCTCACTAACTCTAGCAAAGAAGCTTAGTGATATCCCAACTCAGATATGGGTTCTGTCTGTTTTGACAG GTCTTTTTCAACAATTAGGTGAGAGGGGAAATCAAATGGAGAATGATGAGTACAGAAGAAAAAAGTTCGATGAATTGCAATCGAGACTTGCTGATACACGTTCATCCATCTATCATATTGAACTT ATCGACAAAGTAAAACTTCAAGTTCAGCAATTTCATGAGATTGACATGAAGCGTACAATAGCAGACGAATCTATGAGAGTCAATCTTGACATCCCAGAATCAGTTGGCTTATCAACACCAATGCCAGTCCCATCATCATCAAGGCTGGCTGATTTAGATACTGGAAGACGTG TAAATTCAGTGCAGGGTGAAAGAACATGA
- the LOC107963815 gene encoding sister chromatid cohesion protein SCC4 isoform X2: MEAVAEGLWGLADEFEKKGEIGKAVKCLEAICQSHASFLPIVEVKTRLRIATILLRHSHNVNHAKSHLERSQLLLNSIPSCFDLKCRTYSLLSQCYHLVGAIPPQKQILYKALHLTSAAAPDVSAKLWCCNFNSQLANALIIEGDYQNSISTLESGYVSATQICYPELQMFFVASILHVRLLMQWDDQTANEVERALQRCNQVWETMPSDRRAHCMGLLFYNELLHIFYRLRVSDYKNAVKHVDKLDAAMRQDSKSRGQLTRFTTTTTTSAGNDSLEPTYFGNAKRALQDKLFLAPPPINGEWLPKSAVYALVDLMIIIFGRPKGNFKECDKRIQSGIHIIKEELIRLGITDDVREVDLQHSAIWMAGVYLMLLMQFLENKVAVELTRSEFLEAQEALMQMKNWFIRFPTILQACESIIEMLRGQYSHSVGCYNEAAFHYVEAAKITESKSMQIMCQAYAAISYFCIGDAESSSQALDLIGPVYRMKDSFVGVREEASILFAYGLLLMKQQDLQEARNRLAKGLQIAHVQMGNLQLVSQYLTILGNLALALHDTGQAREILRSSLTLAKKLSDIPTQIWVLSVLTGLFQQLGERGNQMENDEYRRKKFDELQSRLADTRSSIYHIELIDKVKLQVQQFHEIDMKRTIADESMRVNLDIPESVGLSTPMPVPSSSRLADLDTGRRVQGERT; encoded by the exons ATGGAAGCTGTGGCAGAAGGGCTGTGGGGTCTGGCGGATGAGTTTGAGAAGAAGGGAGAGATAGGGAAGGCGGTGAAGTGCTTGGAGGCAATCTGCCAGTCTCACGCTTCCTTCCTTCCCATCGTTGAGGTGAAGACTCGACTCCGCATAGCCACTATTCTGCTGCGCCACTCGCACAACGTGAACCATGCTAAGTCCCACCTTGAACGCTCACAATTGCTCCTTAATTCCATACCTTCATGCTTCGACTTGAAGTGCCGAACCTACTCACTGCTCAGCCAGTGCTACCATCTCGTTGGGGCTATCCCTCCTCAGAAGCAGATCTTGTACAAGGCTCTTCACCTTACTTCTGCGGCGGCTCCCGA TGTTTCGGCCAAGTTATGGTGTTGCAACTTCAATTCTCAGCTGGCAAACGCTCTGATTATTGAAGGAGACTACCAGAACTCAATCTCCACTTTAGAATCAGGTTATGTATCCGCTACTCAAATTTGCTATCCGGAGCTTCAGATGTTCTTTGTGGCTTCCATCCTGCATGTCCGCCTCCTTATGCAATGGGATGATCAAACTGCGAATGAGGTTGAGCGAGCTCTTCAGAGATGCAATCAGGTCTGGGAGACTATGCCCTCTGATAGG AGAGCCCACTGCATGGGTTTACTCTTTTACAATGAGCTCCTCCACATCTTCTATCGACTTCGTGTCTCTGATTACAAGAATGCTGTCAAACACGTGGACAAATTGGATGCTGCTATGAGGCAAGATTCCAAGTCTCGGGGACAGCTTACCCGTTTTACTACTACCACCACCACTTCAGCTGGAAATGATTCTCTTGAACCCACATATTTTGGAAATGCCAAACGGGCATTGCAAGATAAGCTTTTCCTCGCACCACCTCCCATTAATGGGGAATGGCTGCCAAAAAGTGCTGTCTATGCCCTTGTTGATCTTATGATCATCATTTTTGGCCGTCCAAAAGGAAATTTCAAAGAGTGTGATAAACGAATTCAGTCTGGAATACATATCATCAAAG AGGAACTCATCAGGCTTGGTATAACTGATGATGTGAGAG AAGTGGACTTGCAGCACTCGGCGATCTGGATGGCTGGTGTATATTTAATGCTATTGATGCAGTTCCTTGAGAATAAAGTGGCTGTGGAGCTTACACGGTCTGAATTTCTTGAAGCTCAAGAG GCATTGATGCAAATGAAGAACTGGTTCATTCGCTTTCCAACAATTTTACAAGCTTGTGAGAGCATCATCGAAATGCTTAGGGGGCAATATTCCCATTCTGTTGGCTGTTATAATGAAGCAGCTTTTCACTATGTAGAAGCTGCAAAG ATAACTGAGAGCAAATCAATGCAAATCATGTGCCAAGCTTATGCAGCCATTTCATACTTTTGCATTGGTGATGCTGAATCGTCTTCACAG GCGCTTGATTTAATTGGACCAGTTTACAGAATGAAGGATTCCTTTGTTGGAGTTCGTGAGGAAGCAAGCATCCTTTTTGCTTATGGCCTTCTATTGATGAAGCAGCAAGATCTACAAGAAGCACG AAACCGGCTGGCCAAGGGTTTGCAGATTGCTCATGTTCAAATGGGGAACCTTCAACTTGTTTCTCAATATTTGACCATTCTTGGGAATTTGGCACTTGCTCTGCATGACACTGGACAGGCCAGAGAGATCCTAAGATCCTCACTAACTCTAGCAAAGAAGCTTAGTGATATCCCAACTCAGATATGGGTTCTGTCTGTTTTGACAG GTCTTTTTCAACAATTAGGTGAGAGGGGAAATCAAATGGAGAATGATGAGTACAGAAGAAAAAAGTTCGATGAATTGCAATCGAGACTTGCTGATACACGTTCATCCATCTATCATATTGAACTT ATCGACAAAGTAAAACTTCAAGTTCAGCAATTTCATGAGATTGACATGAAGCGTACAATAGCAGACGAATCTATGAGAGTCAATCTTGACATCCCAGAATCAGTTGGCTTATCAACACCAATGCCAGTCCCATCATCATCAAGGCTGGCTGATTTAGATACTGGAAGACGTG TGCAGGGTGAAAGAACATGA